The Faecalibacter sp. LW9 genome has a segment encoding these proteins:
- the coaE gene encoding dephospho-CoA kinase (Dephospho-CoA kinase (CoaE) performs the final step in coenzyme A biosynthesis.), with product MKINKPKIIGITGGIGSGKTTAAKYFEALGFPLYNSDQRARMIQNNNPEVIQAIKNIFGDESYTSEGMNRSYIASKTFKDKELLQQLNAIVHPAVFKDFKDWIEQQNTDFVIKEAAILIESGSYKDCDLIISVIADQEIRITRTIERDGLTREQVEARMKNQLSDEERKEYSDYIIDNSQDLMHLQQQVKNLAAIIKKQH from the coding sequence ATGAAAATCAACAAACCTAAAATTATTGGAATTACTGGCGGTATCGGTTCTGGGAAAACAACTGCTGCTAAATATTTTGAAGCGTTAGGATTTCCATTGTATAATTCGGACCAACGCGCACGAATGATACAAAATAATAATCCTGAAGTTATACAAGCCATCAAAAATATATTTGGAGATGAATCCTATACTTCTGAAGGAATGAATAGGTCATATATTGCATCCAAAACATTTAAAGACAAAGAATTGCTTCAGCAACTAAACGCTATTGTACATCCTGCAGTTTTCAAAGATTTTAAGGATTGGATTGAACAACAAAATACAGATTTCGTGATCAAAGAAGCTGCAATTTTAATTGAAAGTGGTAGCTATAAAGATTGTGATTTAATTATTTCAGTCATTGCTGATCAAGAAATACGAATCACTCGAACAATTGAAAGAGATGGTTTAACACGTGAGCAAGTTGAAGCTCGAATGAAAAATCAATTATCAGACGAAGAAAGAAAAGAGTATTCCGATTATATTATTGATAATAGTCAAGATTTAATGCACTTGCAACAACAAGTCAAAAATCTTGCAGCTATAATCAAAAAACAACATTAA
- the yajC gene encoding preprotein translocase subunit YajC: MIQTIFLQAGQGGYMSILMLGGMFAIMYFFMILPQKKKANKEKAFQAELKRGTQVVTTAGIHGRINEIFDDAVVIETGAGKIRFEKAAISRDLTEARYGIKSEAKQVEKTEEEKK, from the coding sequence ATGATTCAAACTATATTTTTACAAGCTGGTCAAGGTGGATATATGTCTATCTTAATGCTTGGTGGAATGTTCGCGATCATGTATTTTTTCATGATCCTTCCACAAAAAAAGAAAGCAAATAAAGAAAAAGCTTTTCAAGCAGAATTAAAACGTGGAACACAAGTCGTAACAACGGCAGGTATTCACGGTAGAATTAATGAAATTTTCGACGATGCAGTAGTTATTGAAACTGGTGCCGGAAAAATTAGATTTGAGAAAGCTGCTATTTCAAGAGACTTAACTGAAGCGCGCTACGGGATAAAATCAGAAGCGAAACAAGTTGAGAAAACAGAAGAAGAAAAGAAATAA
- a CDS encoding DUF1573 domain-containing protein, giving the protein MKTNVFILGAFALLFATVSCKKESATDLYTEEEVAQQAESVVDPATAPVMKLAEASHDFGDVKANEKVQAYVKFTNEGKSPLIIQDAQATCGCTVPEFPKNPIAVGATDSIKVEYTAGNMNGKQQKTVTLKTNTVNGTEQFNITANVVGASEAPQSAQQAFGQ; this is encoded by the coding sequence ATGAAAACTAACGTATTTATATTAGGAGCATTTGCTTTATTATTCGCAACAGTATCTTGTAAAAAAGAGTCTGCAACAGATTTGTACACTGAGGAGGAAGTAGCACAACAAGCAGAAAGTGTTGTTGATCCTGCTACAGCGCCCGTTATGAAATTGGCTGAAGCATCACACGATTTTGGAGATGTAAAAGCAAATGAAAAAGTACAAGCATATGTTAAATTTACCAACGAAGGTAAATCACCATTAATTATCCAAGACGCACAAGCAACTTGTGGATGTACAGTTCCAGAATTTCCTAAAAATCCAATTGCAGTAGGAGCTACAGATTCGATCAAAGTAGAATATACTGCTGGAAACATGAATGGGAAACAACAAAAAACAGTGACTTTAAAAACAAATACAGTTAACGGTACTGAACAATTTAATATCACTGCAAATGTTGTAGGAGCTTCTGAAGCACCACAATCTGCTCAACAAGCCTTTGGACAATAA
- the nusB gene encoding transcription antitermination factor NusB, translating into MTHTTLKSFRASSTPLISLFKVYKDMDDKKFTEELFRKSVRHQTEIRKMIEDKASNWELDRIATIDLVILQLAITEFLYFPNIPAKVTINEYIELAKNYSTEKSKIFVNGILDKVLKELKENNNLPKYGRGLL; encoded by the coding sequence ATGACGCATACAACATTAAAATCTTTCCGTGCTAGCTCTACACCTTTGATTAGTTTATTCAAGGTATATAAAGATATGGATGACAAAAAATTTACAGAAGAATTATTCCGTAAATCTGTTCGTCACCAAACTGAAATTAGAAAAATGATTGAAGATAAAGCAAGCAATTGGGAACTTGATCGTATTGCTACTATCGACTTAGTCATTTTACAATTAGCAATTACAGAATTTTTATATTTTCCAAATATTCCGGCTAAAGTAACAATAAACGAATATATCGAATTAGCTAAAAATTATTCTACGGAAAAATCTAAGATTTTCGTTAACGGGATTTTAGACAAAGTTTTAAAAGAATTAAAAGAAAACAACAATTTACCTAAATACGGTAGAGGTTTATTATAA
- a CDS encoding PUR family DNA/RNA-binding protein produces the protein MNDYENQEKMEADGIFSKVLRAGRRTYFFDVRETRAGDYYLTITESKKNTSEDGNFFYKKHKIYLYKEDFESFKDLLDETTQYVFQNKGEEVISERHQKDFDAKKYKTVEVDEPVKGIESFTNIDFDDI, from the coding sequence ATGAACGATTATGAAAACCAAGAAAAAATGGAAGCTGATGGGATATTCTCCAAGGTTTTAAGAGCCGGAAGACGTACCTATTTTTTTGATGTAAGAGAAACGAGAGCTGGTGATTACTATTTAACAATCACAGAGAGTAAAAAGAACACTTCAGAAGATGGAAATTTCTTCTATAAGAAACACAAAATCTATTTATATAAAGAAGATTTTGAAAGCTTCAAAGATTTATTAGACGAAACAACGCAATATGTTTTTCAAAATAAAGGGGAAGAGGTCATTTCGGAGCGTCATCAAAAAGATTTTGATGCAAAGAAATATAAAACTGTAGAAGTGGACGAGCCCGTGAAAGGGATCGAATCGTTTACCAATATCGATTTTGATGATATCTAA
- the sucC gene encoding ADP-forming succinate--CoA ligase subunit beta: protein MNLHEYQGKEILSKYGVRVQRGIVATTPEEAVEAAKKLTEETGTGWHVVKAQIHAGGRGKGGGVKLAKNLDEVKEKANEIIGMQLITPQTSAEGKKVHQVFIAEDVYYPGESQTEEYYVSVLLDRATGKNMIMYSTEGGMDIEEVAESTPDKIFTEEIDPTVGIQGFQARKIAFNLGLSGNAFKEGVKFITALYDAYVSIDASMFEINPVLKTSDDKIIAVDAKVTLDDNALFRHPDIAALRDTREEDPTEVEAGEAGLNFVKLDGNVGCMVNGAGLAMATMDIIKLSGGNPANFLDVGGTADAERVEKAFRIILKDENVEAILVNIFGGIVRCDRVAQGILDAYKNMGDAIKVPIIVRLQGTNAEVAKQMIDDSGLQVHSAITLQDAANKVKELVA, encoded by the coding sequence ATGAATCTTCACGAATATCAAGGAAAAGAAATTCTTAGTAAATATGGTGTGAGAGTTCAACGTGGAATTGTTGCAACTACACCAGAAGAAGCTGTTGAAGCCGCTAAAAAATTAACAGAAGAAACCGGAACAGGATGGCATGTTGTGAAAGCTCAAATTCACGCAGGTGGTCGTGGTAAAGGTGGAGGTGTTAAACTTGCCAAAAACTTAGACGAGGTAAAAGAGAAAGCAAACGAGATTATCGGAATGCAATTAATTACACCTCAAACTTCTGCTGAAGGTAAAAAGGTTCATCAAGTATTTATTGCTGAAGATGTTTATTACCCAGGAGAATCTCAAACAGAAGAGTACTATGTATCTGTATTGTTAGATCGTGCTACAGGTAAAAATATGATTATGTATTCTACTGAAGGTGGAATGGATATTGAAGAAGTTGCAGAATCTACACCAGATAAAATTTTTACAGAAGAAATTGATCCTACAGTTGGTATCCAAGGATTCCAAGCTCGTAAAATTGCTTTCAACTTAGGATTATCAGGAAATGCATTCAAAGAAGGAGTAAAATTCATCACTGCATTATATGACGCATATGTATCTATTGATGCATCTATGTTCGAAATTAACCCAGTTTTAAAAACATCAGACGATAAAATCATCGCAGTTGATGCTAAAGTAACTTTAGATGACAACGCTTTATTCCGTCACCCAGACATTGCTGCTTTACGTGATACACGCGAAGAAGACCCAACAGAAGTTGAAGCAGGTGAAGCGGGATTAAATTTCGTTAAGTTAGATGGTAACGTTGGATGTATGGTAAATGGTGCCGGATTAGCAATGGCTACAATGGATATCATCAAATTATCTGGAGGAAACCCTGCAAACTTCTTAGATGTTGGAGGTACTGCAGATGCTGAACGTGTTGAAAAAGCTTTCCGCATCATCTTAAAAGATGAAAATGTAGAAGCGATTTTAGTCAACATTTTTGGTGGAATTGTACGTTGTGATCGTGTTGCACAAGGTATCTTAGATGCTTATAAAAACATGGGTGACGCCATTAAAGTTCCAATCATCGTTCGTTTACAAGGAACAAACGCTGAAGTGGCTAAACAAATGATCGACGATTCAGGATTACAAGTTCATTCAGCTATCACATTACAAGATGCTGCAAACAAAGTAAAAGAATTAGTTGCTTAA
- a CDS encoding ArnT family glycosyltransferase, whose amino-acid sequence MNLKIFLAIVFILNLVQGICTPVIDDEAYYWMWSLRLDAGYFDHPPMIATWIKLSDLFFDGEIGLRFITIIMNTISALLMWKILSPKTKNQINTFLVVYFSLIFVQIFSWVSTPDAPLLFFTIFYLYSLKRFIKDSSIINTALLSVGFAGLMYSKYHGILVLIFTLIPILSSLYKKPSFYLAILISLVLYGPHFYWLYENDFPPLSYHFIDRSAEQKFSWTQPFIYIVTAFFGATGLLVYYTLKSIRVVDRSDAFKRSVFWLAIGPFFFFLFSTLKDTTQAQWLLISYIACGLLLYWSYSDVQKTKSWMITGGLTIGLIFIVRVIIMIPSLSPLYETKNFGELAGNLVSEDIVAFEKYQEASIFQFYNRDKRGVVYRTLGNRNSQFSLWDDERLLNKSFNYVTPWSQSLVSFEGLKGKEYFVNKIENYHPIHQMKGEVIKIDSYKITDKIEVIKNAHHQVEVKLSEIDWDLIQHQNYRLEFFITKEQQYNIVEVLPIELNVESIVQDEISLKSNFKTTLEKGTYSLYIGITPPSLISKYVSKPLKMIVTE is encoded by the coding sequence ATGAATCTAAAAATCTTTTTAGCGATCGTTTTTATCCTGAATTTAGTTCAGGGTATTTGTACACCAGTAATTGATGATGAAGCATATTATTGGATGTGGAGTTTACGACTTGATGCAGGATATTTTGATCATCCACCAATGATTGCAACATGGATTAAGCTATCAGATTTATTCTTTGACGGTGAAATCGGATTACGATTCATAACAATCATAATGAATACAATTTCTGCTTTATTGATGTGGAAAATTCTATCTCCAAAAACGAAAAATCAGATCAATACATTTTTGGTGGTTTACTTTAGTTTAATTTTTGTTCAAATCTTTTCTTGGGTTTCTACACCTGATGCACCATTATTATTTTTCACGATTTTCTATTTATATAGTTTAAAGCGATTTATAAAAGATAGTTCAATAATCAACACCGCATTATTGTCGGTAGGTTTTGCAGGATTAATGTATAGTAAATATCATGGAATCTTGGTTCTAATTTTTACATTAATCCCTATACTTTCAAGTTTATATAAGAAACCTAGCTTTTATTTAGCAATATTAATCTCATTAGTTTTGTATGGACCACATTTTTATTGGCTTTATGAAAATGACTTTCCGCCATTGTCTTATCACTTTATAGATCGAAGCGCAGAACAGAAATTTAGTTGGACACAACCTTTTATTTATATCGTAACGGCCTTTTTTGGTGCAACAGGTTTATTAGTATATTATACATTAAAATCAATACGAGTTGTTGACCGTTCAGATGCATTTAAACGATCTGTTTTTTGGTTAGCTATTGGTCCATTTTTCTTCTTTTTGTTTTCTACTTTAAAAGATACGACACAAGCGCAATGGTTATTGATTAGTTACATAGCATGTGGATTATTATTGTATTGGAGTTATTCAGATGTTCAAAAAACAAAGTCATGGATGATTACAGGCGGTCTAACAATTGGACTTATTTTTATCGTTCGTGTTATTATAATGATTCCAAGTTTGTCACCATTGTATGAAACTAAGAATTTTGGGGAGTTAGCAGGAAATTTAGTCTCAGAAGATATTGTGGCATTTGAAAAATATCAAGAAGCGTCAATTTTCCAATTTTATAATCGGGATAAAAGAGGCGTGGTCTATCGTACACTTGGAAATAGAAATAGTCAGTTTTCCCTATGGGACGATGAAAGATTATTGAATAAGTCTTTTAATTATGTTACACCTTGGTCACAATCTTTAGTCAGTTTCGAGGGACTTAAAGGAAAAGAATATTTTGTAAATAAAATTGAAAATTATCATCCTATTCATCAAATGAAGGGGGAAGTGATAAAAATTGATAGTTATAAGATAACAGATAAAATTGAGGTTATAAAAAATGCACATCATCAAGTTGAGGTTAAACTATCCGAAATAGATTGGGATTTAATTCAGCACCAAAATTATCGCTTAGAATTTTTTATTACGAAAGAACAACAATATAATATTGTTGAAGTATTACCTATAGAACTAAATGTTGAATCCATTGTGCAAGATGAGATTTCATTAAAATCAAACTTTAAAACTACTTTAGAAAAAGGAACATATTCGCTTTATATCGGAATTACACCACCCAGTTTAATTTCAAAATATGTGTCTAAACCATTAAAAATGATAGTTACTGAATAG
- a CDS encoding ABC transporter ATP-binding protein yields MIKATNIVKKYGDLEVLKGVSLEIAEREVVSIVGASGAGKTTLLQILGTLEKSSEPKQHQTEILINGQDVTKLSDRELSKFRNENIGFIFQFHQLLPEFNALENICIPAFIRKTNKAEAEKRAKELMQYLGLSHRLTHKPNQLSGGEQQRVAVARALINQPKVVFADEPSGNLDSKNAEELHDLFFKLREEFGQTFVIVTHNEELAGLTDRKLVMHDGFFQSESIR; encoded by the coding sequence ATGATTAAAGCAACGAATATTGTCAAAAAATACGGTGATTTGGAAGTTCTTAAGGGAGTTTCGTTAGAAATCGCTGAACGAGAAGTAGTTTCGATTGTTGGAGCTTCAGGTGCAGGTAAAACTACATTATTACAAATATTAGGAACTTTAGAAAAAAGTTCTGAACCAAAACAACATCAGACTGAAATTTTAATAAATGGTCAGGATGTGACAAAATTATCGGATCGAGAATTATCCAAATTCAGAAATGAAAATATCGGATTTATTTTCCAATTTCATCAATTATTGCCTGAGTTTAATGCCTTAGAAAATATTTGTATTCCCGCGTTTATACGTAAGACGAATAAAGCAGAGGCGGAAAAACGTGCGAAAGAATTGATGCAGTATTTAGGATTGTCTCATCGTTTGACTCATAAACCAAATCAACTTTCAGGAGGAGAACAGCAGCGTGTAGCTGTAGCTCGTGCATTAATTAATCAACCAAAAGTTGTTTTTGCTGATGAACCTTCTGGAAATTTAGATTCTAAAAATGCAGAAGAACTACATGATTTGTTTTTTAAATTACGTGAAGAATTCGGACAAACTTTTGTGATTGTAACACACAATGAAGAATTAGCGGGACTAACAGATCGCAAATTGGTGATGCATGATGGTTTTTTTCAATCTGAAAGTATTCGATAA
- a CDS encoding TIGR02757 family protein, translated as MTAKELKDFLDEKVYQYNTLEFIDTDPVQIPHLFHLKEDQEIAGFLASTIAWGNRKMIINNAHKMMNLMGNSPFDFVMNHSNHDLDKFDGFVHRTFNAEDFKYFVISLKNIYQNHDGLEGVFTKYQSEDSMQEAISKLKTIFFEIDPLERTKKHVSDPLNNSAAKRINMFLRWMVRNDANGVDLGLWKSISTSKLSCPLDVHSGNVARKLGLLKRKQNDAKALKELDIQLRILDANDPVKYDFALFGLGVFEGF; from the coding sequence ATGACGGCTAAAGAGTTAAAAGATTTTTTAGACGAAAAAGTTTATCAATACAACACATTAGAATTTATTGATACGGATCCTGTCCAAATACCGCATTTATTTCACTTGAAAGAAGATCAGGAAATTGCTGGATTTCTAGCTTCAACAATTGCTTGGGGAAATCGAAAAATGATTATTAACAATGCGCATAAAATGATGAATTTGATGGGGAATTCGCCATTTGATTTTGTAATGAATCATTCGAATCATGATTTAGATAAATTCGATGGGTTTGTACATCGAACATTTAATGCAGAAGATTTTAAATACTTTGTTATAAGCTTAAAAAACATTTATCAAAATCATGACGGATTAGAGGGGGTATTCACGAAATATCAATCCGAAGACTCGATGCAAGAAGCGATCTCAAAATTAAAAACCATATTCTTTGAAATAGATCCTTTAGAGCGTACGAAAAAACATGTATCAGATCCATTAAATAATTCGGCTGCAAAGCGAATTAACATGTTTTTACGTTGGATGGTAAGGAATGACGCTAATGGTGTAGATTTAGGATTATGGAAATCAATTTCTACTTCAAAATTATCTTGCCCTTTAGATGTACATTCTGGAAATGTAGCTCGTAAATTAGGATTATTGAAAAGGAAACAAAATGATGCGAAAGCATTAAAAGAGTTGGATATTCAATTAAGAATATTGGATGCAAATGATCCCGTGAAGTACGATTTTGCATTGTTCGGACTAGGAGTTTTTGAAGGATTTTAG
- a CDS encoding NUMOD4 domain-containing protein, with translation MLSILVGEKFKELTLEGNQKSRYAISNYGRLIRFTENFEDGHLLKGSETNGYKVFRYKSVENGKTKNYSKMFSRMVAENFLPEPSAEQTYLLHKDYKKDNCQATNLFWATKEEFTNHFMNSPLYEEGKIKSQNTRKKMDGNKLTSTQVIRIKKMINDPNRKTRLKIIAKQFGISEMQLYRIKSGENWGHIEV, from the coding sequence ATGTTGAGTATATTAGTAGGAGAAAAGTTTAAAGAATTAACATTAGAAGGGAATCAAAAAAGTAGATACGCAATATCCAACTATGGAAGATTAATCCGATTTACAGAGAATTTTGAAGACGGTCATTTACTGAAAGGTTCTGAAACGAATGGATACAAGGTGTTTCGATACAAATCAGTAGAAAATGGTAAAACAAAAAATTACTCAAAAATGTTTTCTCGAATGGTTGCTGAAAACTTTTTACCTGAACCATCAGCAGAGCAAACATACTTACTTCATAAAGACTATAAAAAAGATAATTGTCAAGCAACAAATCTATTTTGGGCGACAAAAGAAGAATTTACCAATCATTTTATGAATAGTCCTTTGTATGAAGAAGGGAAAATAAAATCGCAGAATACGCGAAAGAAAATGGATGGGAATAAATTAACTTCTACACAAGTCATACGAATCAAAAAAATGATCAATGATCCCAATCGTAAGACACGATTAAAAATTATTGCGAAGCAATTTGGGATAAGTGAAATGCAATTGTATCGTATTAAATCCGGAGAAAATTGGGGACATATAGAAGTTTAA
- a CDS encoding alpha/beta hydrolase: MKELNGIKYIERKPTIVTDKPQLFLLIHGYGSHEEDLFSFANDLPEIAHVIAVRARYDLMYGGYAWYDISFENNEKYMNTDQAIESRDALVGFIDQIVAQENLDAENVFLAGFSQGAILSYSIALNFPDKVKNVMILSGYPEHQIIGDFDRTNDFSKLNFFVSHGTEDVILPIEAARLGENLLNELGIKNEYHEYRSGHGIVPQNYFDLIAFIKNANS; encoded by the coding sequence ATGAAAGAACTTAACGGAATAAAATATATTGAACGTAAACCAACAATTGTTACAGATAAACCTCAATTATTTTTGTTGATTCATGGATATGGAAGTCATGAGGAAGACTTATTTAGTTTTGCAAATGATTTACCAGAGATAGCACATGTGATTGCTGTAAGAGCAAGGTATGATCTAATGTATGGTGGGTATGCATGGTATGACATTAGTTTTGAAAATAATGAAAAATATATGAATACCGATCAAGCCATTGAATCGCGTGATGCACTAGTAGGGTTTATTGATCAGATTGTCGCACAAGAAAATTTAGATGCTGAAAATGTTTTCCTTGCAGGTTTCAGTCAAGGAGCAATTTTGAGTTATTCGATTGCGTTAAATTTTCCAGACAAGGTAAAAAATGTTATGATTTTAAGTGGTTATCCTGAGCATCAGATAATTGGCGACTTTGATAGAACTAATGATTTTTCAAAGTTAAATTTCTTTGTTTCTCATGGTACTGAAGATGTGATTTTGCCAATTGAAGCCGCTCGTTTGGGAGAGAATTTATTAAATGAGTTAGGGATTAAAAACGAATATCATGAGTATAGATCCGGACATGGAATAGTACCTCAAAATTATTTTGATTTAATAGCGTTCATTAAAAATGCCAATTCATAG
- a CDS encoding glycosyltransferase: MKTAQANKKIKVLFRLRSLEMGGVPRVVLDLLRNLPKDKFDFTLMLNLYQGELVKDIPKDIKLIVVEKGKEQMSSNLYLQKIQLAWRRIKLEIYDRFPSLLYALKVPEKYDIEVSPGYAEFDMVLNSPNKKSRKIGWFHSDVGYDKDKNRVLSRIEKMKRFDFMIFGSKQTRQVIDDLYQVTYPKSTVIYNVIKIKEILPKADLFDYNYNTDLPVFSSMGRLHTRKGYHTLMKVHKRLLDDGYQHKIAVIGGGSEMNNLIQQRKELNVEESFLLLDTQTNPYPYIKASDYFILPTQSESYPLVIGEVMCMNKPIISTNVGGISEMIEDGVDGILIQYNEDEMYEAMKSFLTHPELVEKIIDGTLNAPQKFDENEIYRQITAVFEQQYQLKLENERS; encoded by the coding sequence ATGAAAACAGCCCAAGCCAACAAAAAAATCAAAGTATTATTTCGTCTCCGCTCTTTAGAAATGGGAGGAGTACCACGAGTAGTTCTTGATTTACTTCGAAATTTACCAAAAGACAAGTTCGACTTCACGCTGATGCTAAATTTATATCAGGGAGAATTGGTTAAAGATATTCCAAAGGATATAAAATTAATTGTGGTAGAAAAAGGAAAAGAGCAAATGAGTTCTAACCTTTATCTTCAAAAAATACAATTAGCCTGGAGAAGGATCAAGTTAGAAATTTATGATCGTTTTCCTTCATTATTGTATGCATTAAAAGTTCCAGAAAAATATGATATAGAGGTTTCTCCAGGATATGCCGAATTCGATATGGTATTAAACTCACCGAATAAGAAATCCCGTAAAATAGGTTGGTTTCATTCTGATGTTGGATATGATAAAGATAAAAATCGTGTATTGAGTAGAATTGAAAAAATGAAACGTTTTGATTTCATGATTTTTGGATCTAAGCAAACACGACAAGTAATTGATGATCTATATCAAGTAACTTATCCTAAAAGTACAGTTATCTATAATGTGATAAAAATCAAAGAAATCTTACCGAAAGCAGATTTATTTGATTATAATTATAATACTGATTTGCCTGTTTTCTCATCGATGGGGCGATTACATACACGTAAGGGATATCATACCTTAATGAAAGTACATAAACGATTATTAGATGATGGGTATCAACATAAGATAGCTGTAATAGGAGGAGGAAGTGAAATGAACAATTTGATTCAGCAACGGAAAGAATTAAATGTGGAAGAATCATTTTTATTGTTAGACACTCAAACTAATCCTTATCCTTATATCAAAGCGTCTGATTATTTTATTTTACCTACGCAATCCGAATCATATCCATTAGTAATTGGAGAGGTAATGTGTATGAACAAACCTATTATCTCTACAAATGTTGGTGGAATTTCTGAAATGATAGAAGATGGTGTTGATGGTATTTTAATACAGTATAATGAAGATGAAATGTATGAAGCTATGAAATCATTTTTAACTCATCCTGAATTGGTTGAAAAAATTATTGATGGAACATTAAATGCACCACAAAAATTTGATGAGAATGAAATTTATCGTCAAATAACAGCAGTTTTCGAACAACAATATCAACTAAAACTAGAAAATGAGAGAAGCTAA
- a CDS encoding glycosyltransferase family 2 protein produces the protein MREAKITIVTPTFNRAHTLTRVYDSLKNQTFKDFKWIIMDDGSTDSTKELVQTFIEEKIIDIEYYWNNNAKKFYTVFEGIKKVKSPYFTILDSDDAYIIEALEKMYNVISQLDESYISATFNSQFPNGELVGTLFPNNFSGSILEMRYKYKVRGDKHTIFCTSKYLDYLKKFDYEMFKGKYAPQKIFFNQYDGNGEKSKFVNDKIRIYYQDENDLASMSNDRVKPSSYLGLMEGHKSFLNSYRNQLWKYPKALIRNLIGYQVYSILNKRNLCVINKELKSFKLLSIIIYPLSLTYTKIKA, from the coding sequence ATGAGAGAAGCTAAAATCACTATAGTAACTCCTACATTTAATCGTGCACATACATTAACAAGAGTTTATGATTCATTAAAAAATCAAACGTTTAAAGATTTTAAATGGATTATTATGGATGATGGATCGACAGATAGTACAAAAGAGTTGGTGCAAACGTTCATAGAAGAGAAAATAATTGATATTGAATATTATTGGAATAATAACGCAAAAAAATTTTATACCGTATTTGAAGGGATTAAAAAAGTAAAATCACCATATTTTACAATTTTAGATTCAGATGACGCATATATCATTGAGGCGTTGGAGAAAATGTATAATGTGATTTCTCAATTAGATGAATCATATATTTCAGCAACCTTTAATTCCCAATTTCCGAACGGTGAACTAGTAGGAACATTATTTCCAAACAATTTTTCAGGCTCTATTTTGGAGATGAGATATAAATACAAAGTCAGAGGAGATAAGCACACAATTTTTTGTACATCAAAATATTTAGATTATCTGAAAAAATTTGATTACGAAATGTTTAAAGGGAAATATGCACCACAAAAAATATTTTTTAATCAATATGACGGAAATGGAGAGAAATCTAAGTTTGTCAATGATAAAATCAGAATTTACTATCAAGACGAAAATGATTTAGCTTCAATGTCTAATGATCGTGTAAAACCTTCATCTTACTTAGGATTAATGGAAGGTCATAAATCGTTTTTAAATTCATACAGAAACCAATTATGGAAGTATCCCAAAGCATTAATAAGAAATTTAATAGGGTATCAAGTATATTCGATTTTAAATAAAAGAAACCTGTGTGTGATTAATAAAGAGTTAAAATCATTTAAACTTTTGTCGATTATTATATATCCTTTGAGCCTAACTTATACCAAAATAAAAGCCTAA